One part of the Methylobacterium terrae genome encodes these proteins:
- a CDS encoding ABC transporter ATP-binding protein has translation MPTFSPTHPASPAPDAIIRVRDLVVAFGERTVLKGLDLDIRRGEILGFVGPSGQGKSVLTRTLLGLVPKRSGTIEVFGEDVDRLSLAQRRVIERRWGVLFQQGALFSALTVKQNIQVPMREHLNLSERLLDEFARLKIEMVGLKPDAADKLPSELSGGMIKRAALARALALDPEVLFLDEPTSGLDPIGAGEFDELVATLQRTLGLTVFMVTHDLDSLYTACDRIAALGDGQIIAEGPIDAMLASDHPWLRSYFHGKRARSIVVQDPASPEPGLLSSPGLVEGVA, from the coding sequence TTGCCCACCTTCAGCCCCACCCACCCGGCGAGCCCGGCGCCCGACGCGATCATCCGCGTGCGCGACCTCGTGGTCGCCTTCGGCGAGCGCACGGTGCTCAAGGGCCTCGACCTCGACATCCGCCGCGGCGAGATCCTGGGCTTCGTCGGGCCCTCGGGCCAGGGCAAGTCGGTGCTCACCCGCACCCTGCTCGGCCTGGTGCCGAAGCGTTCCGGCACGATCGAGGTGTTCGGCGAGGACGTCGACCGCCTGAGCCTCGCCCAGCGCCGGGTGATCGAGCGGCGCTGGGGCGTGCTGTTCCAGCAGGGCGCGCTGTTCTCGGCGCTCACCGTCAAGCAGAACATCCAGGTGCCGATGCGCGAGCACCTGAACCTCTCCGAGCGCCTGCTCGACGAGTTCGCCCGGCTCAAGATCGAGATGGTCGGTCTCAAGCCCGATGCCGCCGACAAGCTGCCCTCCGAGCTCTCCGGCGGCATGATCAAGCGCGCGGCCCTCGCGCGCGCTCTCGCCCTCGACCCCGAGGTGCTGTTCCTCGACGAGCCGACCTCCGGCCTCGACCCGATCGGCGCCGGCGAGTTCGACGAGCTGGTGGCCACGCTCCAGCGCACGCTCGGGCTCACTGTCTTCATGGTCACCCACGACCTCGACAGCCTCTACACCGCCTGCGACCGCATCGCGGCCCTCGGCGACGGCCAGATCATCGCCGAGGGGCCGATCGACGCCATGCTGGCCTCCGACCATCCGTGGCTGCGCTCCTACTTCCACGGCAAGCGCGCCCGCTCGATCGTGGTGCAGGATCCCGCTTCGCCAGAACCCGGTCTCCTTTCATCCCCCGGTCTCGTGGAGGGCGTCGCCTGA
- a CDS encoding MlaD family protein: METRANNVLIGAFTLAVIALAFGFAFWLRGSSANQARMPVRIVFSGGVGGLAKGAVVTFNGIRVGEATDVRLLPQDPRRVTAIIEVARGTPLRADTRARLDMTMLTGVASIALVGGSADAAPLAPTSNDPVPTIYADASDIQDLMAAARTIAQRADDMLQRLDRVVAGNEGAINRTLANVERFSKTLGDSAPALDALTKAVDGRKLASLIDNADKFSAALAAASPDVQAGVKDARTLAGKLNASADRLDAVLKGAEGFLGSAAGDAGKSTFAEVRDAAISIREAGRAFRTMSENLDKRTATLTSSVSRLSGAGRREVQTLSTDGQRTLNSLNSAVRNIERDPSQVIFGGKPTLPEYNGR, translated from the coding sequence ATGGAAACCCGCGCCAACAACGTCCTGATCGGGGCCTTCACGCTGGCCGTGATCGCGCTTGCCTTCGGCTTCGCGTTCTGGCTGCGCGGCAGCTCCGCCAACCAGGCCCGGATGCCGGTGCGCATCGTGTTCTCGGGCGGCGTCGGCGGGCTCGCCAAGGGGGCGGTCGTCACCTTCAACGGCATCCGGGTCGGCGAGGCGACCGACGTGCGGCTGCTGCCGCAGGACCCGCGCCGCGTGACCGCGATCATCGAGGTCGCCCGCGGCACGCCGCTGCGCGCCGATACCCGCGCGCGCCTCGACATGACGATGCTGACCGGCGTCGCCTCGATCGCGCTGGTCGGCGGCAGCGCCGACGCCGCGCCGCTGGCGCCGACCAGCAACGATCCCGTTCCGACCATCTACGCCGACGCGTCCGACATCCAGGACCTGATGGCGGCGGCCCGCACCATCGCGCAGCGCGCCGACGACATGCTGCAGCGCCTCGACCGGGTGGTCGCCGGCAACGAGGGCGCGATCAACCGCACGCTCGCCAACGTCGAGCGCTTCTCCAAGACGCTGGGCGACAGCGCGCCGGCCCTCGACGCCCTGACCAAGGCGGTGGACGGGCGCAAGCTCGCGAGCCTGATCGACAACGCCGACAAGTTCTCGGCCGCGCTCGCCGCCGCCTCGCCGGACGTCCAGGCAGGGGTGAAGGACGCCCGCACCCTCGCGGGCAAGCTCAACGCTTCCGCCGACCGGCTCGACGCGGTGCTGAAGGGCGCCGAGGGCTTCCTCGGCTCGGCCGCGGGCGATGCCGGCAAGAGCACCTTCGCGGAGGTGCGCGACGCCGCGATCTCGATCCGCGAGGCGGGCCGGGCCTTCCGGACGATGTCGGAGAACCTCGACAAGCGCACCGCCACCCTGACCTCGAGCGTCAGCCGCCTGAGCGGCGCCGGCCGGCGCGAGGTCCAGACCCTCTCGACCGACGGCCAGCGCACCCTCAACAGCCTCAACAGCGCCGTGCGCAACATCGAGCGCGACCCGTCCCAGGTGATTTTCGGCGGCAAGCCGACGTTGCCCGAATACAACGGTCGCTGA
- a CDS encoding ABC-type transport auxiliary lipoprotein family protein — MASGLALLLGACGGAVPTTFDLTALPGAARSGAARRSIVVAEPVGLQPFEADRIIVREPGGAVSYLGGGQWADRLPRLVQARVIQSLENANRLKSVSRPGDKVAADTVLITELRAFDINAGTREAVVDLSAKLVQESSGTVVAAKVFQARVPVAAVNAAVAANGLDRALSLVLADLVRWINAGG, encoded by the coding sequence ATGGCCTCCGGCCTGGCGCTGCTCCTCGGCGCCTGCGGCGGAGCGGTGCCGACGACCTTCGACCTCACGGCACTCCCGGGCGCGGCCCGCAGCGGCGCGGCCCGACGCTCGATCGTGGTGGCGGAGCCGGTCGGGCTCCAGCCCTTCGAGGCCGACCGGATCATCGTGCGTGAGCCCGGCGGGGCCGTGTCCTATCTCGGCGGCGGCCAATGGGCCGACCGGCTGCCGCGGCTGGTCCAGGCTCGGGTGATCCAGAGCCTCGAGAACGCGAACCGGCTGAAATCCGTCAGCCGGCCCGGCGACAAGGTCGCGGCCGACACGGTGCTGATCACCGAGCTGCGCGCCTTCGACATCAATGCCGGCACCCGCGAGGCGGTGGTCGATCTCTCGGCCAAGCTCGTCCAGGAGAGCAGCGGCACGGTCGTGGCGGCCAAGGTTTTCCAGGCCCGGGTGCCGGTGGCGGCGGTGAACGCCGCGGTGGCGGCGAACGGCCTCGACCGGGCGCTGTCGCTGGTGCTGGCCGACTTGGTGCGGTGGATCAACGCCGGGGGATAG
- a CDS encoding helix-turn-helix domain-containing protein translates to MGVERGRERTKDLVSGAQVLSGQLGKTIQRLRKAYNLSLSELAEQSGVAKSIISQIERNETNPTLATIWRLSQALDVSIERVLATGDEEPFIEKSSRADTPILVSDDGRMRLAIIGWIKTVEWLQWYDLSADPGGVLDSDAHQRGSVECLSVTEGEFEVDVAGAVQRARAGETLRYRCDRPHTVRCVSDGTGRAFMVVIMKAAVME, encoded by the coding sequence ATGGGCGTCGAGCGGGGGCGGGAGCGCACCAAGGACCTGGTGAGCGGGGCACAGGTGCTGTCGGGGCAACTCGGCAAGACCATCCAGCGCCTGCGCAAGGCCTACAACCTCTCGCTCTCAGAGCTCGCCGAGCAGTCCGGCGTCGCGAAGTCGATCATCAGCCAGATCGAGCGCAACGAGACCAACCCGACGCTGGCGACGATCTGGCGCCTGAGCCAGGCCCTCGACGTCTCGATCGAGCGGGTGCTCGCCACCGGCGACGAGGAGCCGTTTATCGAGAAGTCCTCGCGGGCCGACACGCCGATCCTCGTCTCCGACGACGGCCGGATGCGGCTCGCCATCATCGGCTGGATCAAGACCGTCGAGTGGCTGCAATGGTACGACCTGTCGGCCGATCCCGGCGGCGTGCTCGATTCCGACGCCCACCAGCGCGGCTCGGTCGAGTGCCTGTCGGTCACCGAGGGCGAGTTCGAGGTCGACGTGGCCGGCGCGGTGCAGCGGGCCCGGGCCGGCGAAACCCTGCGCTACCGCTGCGACCGGCCCCACACCGTGCGCTGCGTCAGCGATGGCACGGGGCGCGCCTTCATGGTGGTGATCATGAAGGCGGCGGTGATGGAGTGA
- the thiD gene encoding bifunctional hydroxymethylpyrimidine kinase/phosphomethylpyrimidine kinase translates to MIAVTIAGSDSGGGAGIQADLKTFSALGVYGASVITALTAQNTRGVQAIHDVEPDFVARQIESVFTDLDVRAMKIGMLARIPVIAAVAETLARHAAGLPLVLDPVMVATSGDRLLADDAVEALRARLLPHAAVLTPNLPEAAVLLGEGIATDEAAMLDQGRRLLALGPRAVLMKGGHAAGPESVDLLIGPGESIVRLAGPRIETRNTHGTGCTLSAALAAGLARGLSLPDAARAAKDYLSAALAASERLRIGHGNGPVHHFHAWWG, encoded by the coding sequence ATGATCGCCGTCACGATCGCGGGCTCGGATTCCGGCGGCGGCGCCGGGATCCAGGCCGACCTCAAGACCTTCTCGGCGCTCGGCGTCTACGGCGCCAGCGTGATCACGGCGCTCACCGCCCAGAACACGCGGGGCGTGCAGGCGATCCACGACGTCGAGCCGGACTTCGTCGCCCGCCAGATCGAGAGCGTCTTCACGGACCTCGACGTGCGGGCGATGAAGATCGGCATGCTCGCGCGCATCCCGGTGATCGCGGCCGTGGCCGAGACCCTCGCCCGCCACGCCGCCGGCCTGCCGCTGGTGCTCGACCCCGTCATGGTGGCGACGAGCGGCGACCGGCTCCTCGCCGACGACGCGGTCGAGGCCCTGCGGGCCAGGCTCCTGCCCCACGCCGCGGTGCTGACCCCGAACCTGCCGGAAGCCGCGGTGCTGCTGGGGGAGGGGATCGCGACGGACGAGGCCGCGATGCTCGACCAGGGACGACGCCTCCTGGCGCTCGGGCCCCGGGCGGTGCTGATGAAGGGCGGCCACGCCGCCGGCCCGGAGAGCGTCGACCTCCTGATCGGGCCGGGCGAGAGCATCGTGCGCCTCGCGGGCCCGCGGATCGAGACCCGCAACACCCACGGCACCGGCTGCACCCTGTCGGCGGCGCTCGCCGCCGGGCTCGCCCGCGGCCTTTCCCTGCCGGACGCGGCCCGGGCCGCGAAGGACTACCTGAGCGCCGCGCTCGCCGCCTCGGAGCGGTTGCGGATCGGGCACGGCAACGGGCCGGTGCACCACTTCCACGCCTGGTGGGGCTGA
- the thiE gene encoding thiamine phosphate synthase, translated as MIPAGNHATVPVDLRLYGLLDVGVCGGDADHLARMAAEAAAGGCTLLQYREKTIADARETVARLRRIHAALQGSGVPLLMNDRVDLALAAGLEGVHLGQEDMHPTDARRLLGRGAIVGLTVKNSAQADELYRLPVDYACIGGVFATTSKNNPDPPVGLDGLNRIVFRARLARGAGLPVGAIAGIDRSNAAATIGAGADGIALISALFGTGRDVEARARDLRGVVDGALAARGAA; from the coding sequence GTGATCCCTGCGGGCAACCACGCGACCGTGCCGGTGGACCTGCGGCTCTACGGGCTCCTCGACGTCGGGGTGTGCGGCGGCGACGCCGACCACCTCGCCCGCATGGCGGCGGAGGCCGCCGCGGGGGGCTGCACGCTCCTGCAGTACCGCGAGAAGACCATCGCCGATGCCCGCGAGACCGTGGCGCGCCTGCGCCGGATCCACGCGGCGCTCCAGGGCAGCGGCGTGCCGCTCCTCATGAACGACCGGGTCGACCTGGCGCTCGCCGCCGGCCTCGAGGGCGTGCATCTCGGCCAGGAGGACATGCACCCGACGGACGCGCGCCGCCTGCTCGGCCGCGGCGCGATCGTCGGGCTCACCGTCAAGAACTCGGCCCAAGCCGACGAGCTCTACCGCCTGCCGGTGGACTACGCCTGCATCGGCGGGGTCTTCGCCACCACGAGCAAGAACAACCCGGACCCGCCGGTCGGGCTCGACGGGCTCAACCGCATCGTGTTCCGGGCACGCCTCGCCCGCGGCGCCGGCCTGCCGGTCGGGGCGATCGCCGGGATCGACCGCAGCAACGCCGCCGCGACGATCGGCGCGGGAGCGGACGGGATCGCGCTGATCTCGGCCCTGTTCGGCACCGGGCGCGACGTCGAGGCGCGGGCCCGCGACCTGCGCGGGGTCGTCGACGGGGCGCTCGCCGCGCGGGGCGCTGCATGA
- a CDS encoding DMT family transporter — protein MAAPLVVPGRSATGSGASGRAAARPYLGIGLKVLSALAFTLMSAGVKILAERFPTGEIVFFRCFIAIAPLLLWLRWQGSVRDAVRTRNLKGHVLRSIIGACGMFAGFAGLSFLPLSDAVAIGYASPILVVVLAAVVLRERVQAYRWAGVSVGFLGVLITLAPHLEFGGAGGGGATGALFAILAAGCSAAATIQVRKLTGTERTGAIVLYFFLFTSLLGLSTLALGWRMPGLFDLALFVVVGVLGGIGQILLTESYRHGDASLVAPFEYTTMLWSVLIGWFVFGQLPTLSIAVGGGIVAVAGVFVVWRERRLVVERAREAAAGGARAG, from the coding sequence ATGGCAGCCCCCCTCGTCGTCCCCGGCCGGTCGGCCACCGGATCTGGCGCGTCGGGCCGCGCGGCCGCCCGGCCGTATCTCGGCATCGGGCTCAAGGTTCTCTCGGCGCTCGCCTTCACGCTGATGTCCGCCGGCGTGAAGATCCTGGCCGAGCGGTTCCCGACCGGCGAGATCGTGTTCTTCCGCTGCTTCATCGCGATCGCGCCGCTGCTCCTGTGGCTGCGCTGGCAGGGCAGCGTGCGCGACGCCGTGCGCACCCGGAACCTCAAGGGCCACGTGCTCCGCAGCATCATCGGCGCCTGCGGGATGTTCGCGGGCTTTGCCGGCCTCTCCTTCCTGCCGCTCTCGGATGCCGTGGCGATCGGCTACGCCTCGCCGATCCTCGTCGTGGTGCTGGCGGCGGTGGTGCTGCGCGAGCGGGTCCAGGCCTATCGCTGGGCCGGCGTCAGCGTCGGCTTCCTCGGGGTGCTGATCACGCTCGCCCCCCACCTCGAATTCGGCGGGGCGGGCGGCGGCGGCGCCACGGGTGCGCTGTTCGCGATCCTGGCGGCGGGCTGCTCGGCGGCGGCGACCATCCAGGTGCGCAAGCTCACCGGCACCGAGCGCACCGGCGCCATCGTGCTCTACTTCTTCCTGTTCACCTCGCTCCTCGGCCTCTCGACCCTGGCGCTCGGCTGGCGGATGCCGGGCCTCTTCGACCTCGCCCTGTTCGTGGTCGTCGGCGTGCTCGGCGGCATCGGCCAGATCCTGCTCACCGAGAGCTACCGCCACGGCGACGCCTCGCTGGTCGCCCCCTTCGAGTACACCACCATGCTGTGGTCGGTGCTGATCGGCTGGTTCGTGTTCGGCCAGCTTCCCACGCTGTCGATCGCGGTCGGCGGCGGCATCGTGGCGGTCGCCGGGGTGTTCGTGGTCTGGCGCGAGCGGCGCCTCGTCGTCGAGCGGGCCCGCGAGGCGGCGGCGGGCGGGGCGCGGGCGGGCTAG
- a CDS encoding UDP-2,3-diacylglucosamine diphosphatase: MHVAEDADALRVRTLFLSDTHLGTKGCQAELLLGFLRDVDADEIYLVGDIVDGWKLRSGWYWPQSHNDVVQKLLRKVRKGSRLIYVPGNHDEFLRDFLDMHFGGIEIQDQVLHEAADGKRYLVIHGDQFDLVVRHARWLALLGDGAYTAALFVNTHLNWVRRRLGLTYWSLSAWAKLKVKNAVNFIGRFEEFLIAEARRAEADGVICGHIHHAASRMVGTMHYLNTGDWVESCTAVVEHYDGTMEVIRYAEWRRSGAEAAQPLAARPRPHAPVEELAPAARSLQDHPAAGTRAVA, translated from the coding sequence ATGCACGTGGCCGAGGACGCCGACGCGCTTCGCGTGCGAACCCTGTTCCTCTCGGACACCCACCTGGGGACGAAGGGCTGCCAGGCCGAGCTGCTGCTCGGCTTCCTGCGGGACGTCGACGCCGACGAGATCTACCTCGTCGGCGACATCGTCGACGGCTGGAAGCTGCGCTCGGGCTGGTACTGGCCGCAATCGCACAACGACGTGGTGCAGAAACTGCTGCGGAAGGTGCGCAAGGGGTCGCGGCTGATCTACGTGCCGGGCAACCACGACGAGTTCCTGCGCGACTTCCTCGACATGCATTTCGGCGGCATCGAGATCCAGGACCAGGTGCTGCACGAGGCGGCGGACGGCAAGCGCTACCTCGTCATCCACGGCGACCAGTTCGACCTCGTGGTCCGCCACGCCCGCTGGCTCGCGCTCCTCGGGGACGGCGCCTACACGGCGGCGCTCTTCGTCAACACCCACCTCAACTGGGTGCGCCGGCGCCTCGGCCTGACCTACTGGTCGCTCTCGGCCTGGGCCAAGCTGAAGGTGAAGAACGCCGTCAACTTCATCGGCCGCTTCGAGGAGTTCCTGATCGCCGAGGCGAGGCGGGCCGAGGCCGACGGGGTGATCTGCGGCCACATCCACCACGCGGCGAGCCGCATGGTCGGCACCATGCACTACCTCAATACCGGCGACTGGGTCGAATCCTGCACGGCGGTGGTCGAGCATTACGACGGCACGATGGAGGTGATCCGCTACGCCGAGTGGAGACGGAGCGGCGCCGAGGCCGCGCAGCCCCTCGCCGCACGCCCCCGCCCGCACGCCCCGGTCGAGGAACTGGCGCCCGCCGCCCGCTCCCTGCAGGATCATCCCGCCGCCGGCACCAGGGCCGTCGCGTGA
- a CDS encoding glycosyltransferase family 4 protein, with translation MRLLVATDAWHPQVNGVVRSLEHMVTAGRRRGHDPVMLTPVDFASVPLPGYAEIRLSLVTARGVAARFPGLAPTHVHIATEGPIGLATRRVCLAQGRPFTTSYHTRFPEYLAARLPVPERWSYAWLRRFHTAASGTMVSTPSLERDLASRGFGRLMRWSRGVDTDLFRPCDGEAPPDCLAGLPRPFFLFVGRLAVEKNVEAFLRLDLPGTKLVVGDGPDRARLAGLAPAARFLGTLTGEALARVYAASDVFVFPSLTDTFGIVLLEALASGLPVAAYPVTGPLDVIGGTGVGVLDHDLGAAARAALAIPPAACRREALRYTWAASADQFYGNIESAHAEGASVPRRRRLGWPKALPGQTPLPRAGEG, from the coding sequence GTGAGGCTCCTCGTCGCGACCGATGCCTGGCACCCCCAGGTCAACGGCGTCGTCCGCTCGCTGGAGCACATGGTCACGGCGGGGCGCCGGCGCGGCCACGATCCGGTGATGCTGACGCCGGTGGACTTCGCCAGCGTGCCGCTGCCGGGCTACGCCGAGATCCGGCTGTCGCTCGTCACCGCCCGGGGCGTCGCGGCCCGCTTCCCGGGCCTCGCCCCCACCCACGTCCACATCGCCACCGAGGGGCCGATCGGGCTCGCCACCCGGCGGGTCTGCCTGGCGCAGGGGCGGCCCTTCACCACGAGCTACCACACCCGCTTCCCCGAATACCTCGCCGCCCGCCTGCCGGTGCCGGAACGCTGGAGCTACGCGTGGCTGCGCCGCTTCCACACTGCTGCGAGCGGCACGATGGTGAGCACGCCCTCGCTCGAGCGCGACCTCGCCTCCCGCGGCTTCGGGCGGCTGATGCGCTGGAGCCGCGGCGTCGACACCGACCTGTTCCGCCCCTGCGACGGCGAGGCGCCGCCGGACTGCCTCGCCGGGCTGCCGCGCCCGTTCTTCCTGTTCGTCGGGCGGCTCGCGGTCGAGAAGAACGTCGAGGCGTTCCTGCGCCTCGACCTGCCGGGCACCAAGCTCGTCGTCGGCGACGGGCCGGACCGGGCGCGGCTCGCCGGCCTCGCTCCCGCCGCGCGCTTCCTCGGCACGCTGACCGGCGAGGCGCTCGCCCGGGTCTACGCGGCCTCCGACGTCTTCGTCTTCCCGAGCCTGACCGACACCTTCGGCATCGTCCTGCTCGAGGCGCTGGCGAGCGGATTGCCGGTGGCGGCCTACCCGGTCACCGGCCCCCTCGACGTGATCGGGGGTACGGGCGTCGGGGTTCTCGACCATGACCTCGGGGCTGCGGCCCGCGCGGCGCTCGCGATCCCGCCCGCGGCCTGCCGCCGGGAAGCCCTGCGCTACACCTGGGCGGCGAGCGCCGACCAGTTCTACGGCAACATCGAGAGCGCCCACGCGGAGGGCGCCTCCGTGCCGCGGCGCCGGCGGCTGGGCTGGCCGAAGGCGTTGCCGGGCCAGACGCCGCTGCCGCGGGCGGGCGAGGGCTGA
- a CDS encoding LysR family transcriptional regulator, with amino-acid sequence MELKWLEDFVSLARTGSFSRSADERHVTQSAFSRRIQALEAWLGVALIDRSTYPTSLTQAGRDFRETAEETVRQLHGTRAALQASARPDPQTVAVAALHTLALTFFPSWFRRIEAQTGALGSRLLPDDFHACIQALAEGGYDFLLTFHHPSVGILLDPDLFPHRVVGADSLVAVHSAALPGSGAALPLLSYSRNSFLGRVAAIAQFRTGGDAAVTAHTNENAMAEALKFMALEGHGRAWLPRSLVARELAEDRLVAAGEALPLEIRLYRNAAHRRAAVSAVWRAAEAVAAETMRNANGVD; translated from the coding sequence ATGGAGCTGAAATGGCTTGAGGATTTCGTCAGCCTCGCGCGGACGGGCAGCTTCTCGCGCTCCGCCGACGAGCGCCACGTGACGCAATCCGCCTTCAGCCGCCGCATCCAGGCCCTCGAAGCGTGGCTCGGCGTCGCCCTCATCGACCGCAGCACCTACCCGACCTCGCTCACGCAAGCCGGCCGGGACTTTCGCGAGACCGCCGAGGAGACCGTGCGGCAGCTTCACGGCACCCGCGCCGCCCTGCAGGCCAGCGCCCGGCCGGACCCGCAGACCGTGGCGGTCGCCGCGCTCCACACTCTCGCCCTCACCTTCTTCCCGTCCTGGTTCCGACGGATCGAGGCGCAGACCGGCGCCCTCGGCAGCCGCCTCCTGCCGGACGATTTCCACGCCTGCATCCAGGCGCTCGCCGAGGGCGGCTACGACTTCCTGCTGACCTTCCATCACCCGAGCGTCGGCATCCTGCTCGATCCCGACCTCTTTCCCCACCGCGTGGTCGGGGCGGACAGCCTGGTCGCGGTGCACAGCGCGGCGCTGCCGGGTTCTGGCGCGGCGCTGCCTCTCCTGAGCTACAGCCGGAACTCCTTCCTCGGCCGCGTGGCGGCTATCGCGCAATTCCGAACGGGCGGGGATGCCGCCGTGACCGCCCACACCAACGAGAACGCGATGGCCGAGGCGCTGAAGTTCATGGCGCTCGAGGGACACGGACGCGCCTGGCTGCCCCGCAGCCTGGTCGCCCGCGAACTCGCCGAGGATCGCCTGGTCGCCGCGGGCGAGGCGCTCCCGCTCGAGATCCGGCTCTACCGCAACGCCGCGCATCGGCGCGCCGCGGTCTCGGCGGTGTGGCGGGCGGCCGAGGCCGTCGCCGCCGAAACTATGCGAAACGCGAATGGGGTGGACTGA
- a CDS encoding aspartate/glutamate racemase family protein: MATVDFMEKVIRHTPASCDQEHIRMVVCSAADIPDRTAAILGEGPDPLPALRATLRRLEAAGATCIAMPCNTAHHWHAALQAGTPLPILHIADAVADRLGPPEGARIGVLATTGTVAAGIYQDRLALRGYACGLPDTGGQDAVMRAIRLVKAGRLAEATAILRREAEALAAAGAGAVVMACTEIPVALAAVEDPLRACLVDATEALARACVAACRPGTALAA; encoded by the coding sequence ATGGCCACGGTCGATTTCATGGAAAAGGTCATCCGCCACACGCCCGCCTCCTGCGACCAGGAGCACATCCGGATGGTCGTCTGCTCGGCCGCCGACATCCCGGATCGCACTGCCGCGATCCTCGGCGAGGGGCCGGATCCGCTTCCGGCCCTGCGCGCGACCCTGCGCCGGCTGGAGGCGGCGGGCGCGACGTGCATTGCCATGCCCTGCAACACCGCCCATCACTGGCACGCCGCCTTGCAGGCCGGGACGCCGCTGCCGATCCTGCACATCGCCGACGCGGTGGCCGACCGGCTCGGCCCGCCGGAGGGCGCCCGCATCGGCGTCCTGGCCACCACCGGCACCGTCGCGGCGGGGATCTACCAGGACCGTCTCGCCCTGCGCGGCTACGCGTGCGGGCTGCCCGACACCGGGGGGCAGGACGCGGTGATGCGCGCAATCCGGCTCGTGAAGGCCGGCCGCCTCGCCGAGGCGACGGCGATCCTGCGTCGGGAAGCGGAGGCCCTGGCGGCGGCAGGAGCCGGGGCGGTCGTGATGGCCTGCACCGAGATCCCGGTGGCGCTCGCGGCGGTGGAGGATCCGCTGCGGGCGTGCCTGGTCGACGCGACGGAAGCCCTGGCCCGGGCCTGCGTGGCGGCCTGCCGGCCCGGGACCGCCCTCGCCGCCTGA
- a CDS encoding DUF488 family protein has product MAKVLFTIGYEGADSERVTAALRDAGVARLADVRAVAASRKRGFSKSALAAGLTEAGIAYSHLRSLGTPKAGREAARAHDAGLMRRIYCDEVLDTATGEAALDELAALAAAGPTCLLCFERDPERCHRRILSERLAGRGFQAVDLFA; this is encoded by the coding sequence GTGGCCAAGGTTCTGTTTACCATCGGGTACGAAGGCGCCGATTCCGAGCGCGTCACCGCCGCCCTGCGCGATGCCGGCGTGGCTCGGCTCGCCGACGTGCGGGCGGTGGCGGCCTCGCGCAAGCGCGGCTTCTCGAAGAGCGCCCTCGCCGCCGGCCTGACCGAGGCCGGCATCGCCTACAGCCACCTGCGCAGCCTCGGCACGCCCAAGGCCGGGCGCGAGGCCGCCCGCGCCCACGATGCCGGCCTGATGCGGCGGATCTACTGCGACGAGGTGCTGGACACCGCGACCGGCGAAGCCGCCCTCGACGAGCTGGCGGCGCTCGCCGCGGCCGGCCCGACCTGCCTGCTCTGCTTCGAGCGCGACCCGGAGCGCTGCCACCGGCGGATCCTGAGTGAGCGGCTGGCGGGGAGGGGGTTTCAGGCGGTGGACCTGTTCGCGTGA
- a CDS encoding glycoside hydrolase family 25 protein, with translation MESTIPSAPWSSVLSRGVLWGRRALAAASLAALAACAGGGADFYPTKGDVKPHPGVAKAKNHPIQGIDVSKWQGPIDWASVRGAGTQFAYIKATEGGDHVDERFRENWDGAGRAGVPRGAYHFVFWCRSAKDQMDWFKRNVPNDPTALPPVLDVEWNGHSQLCPKKLPKAQALAMTEYMLREMEAYTGKRPIIYTDITFHKDVLEGELPDYPHWVRSTAAEPEQRYANRDWMLWQFTSTGRVPGVRGDVDRNAFYGTKAEWASFLATDCDPRHHRRLSAAGLCTDK, from the coding sequence ATGGAGTCGACGATCCCCTCCGCCCCGTGGTCCTCCGTCCTCTCGCGCGGTGTCCTGTGGGGCAGGCGCGCGCTCGCGGCCGCGAGCCTCGCCGCGCTCGCGGCCTGCGCCGGCGGCGGCGCCGATTTCTATCCCACCAAGGGCGACGTGAAGCCCCATCCGGGCGTCGCCAAGGCCAAGAACCACCCGATCCAGGGCATCGACGTCTCGAAGTGGCAGGGCCCGATCGACTGGGCCTCGGTCCGGGGCGCCGGCACCCAGTTCGCCTACATCAAGGCGACCGAGGGCGGCGACCACGTCGACGAGCGCTTCCGCGAGAACTGGGACGGCGCCGGCCGCGCCGGGGTGCCGCGGGGCGCCTACCACTTCGTGTTCTGGTGCCGCTCGGCCAAGGACCAGATGGACTGGTTCAAGCGCAACGTCCCCAACGACCCGACCGCCCTGCCCCCGGTCCTCGACGTCGAGTGGAACGGCCATTCGCAGCTCTGCCCCAAGAAGCTGCCGAAGGCCCAGGCCCTCGCGATGACCGAGTACATGCTCAGGGAGATGGAGGCCTATACCGGCAAGCGGCCGATCATCTACACCGACATCACCTTCCACAAGGACGTGCTGGAGGGCGAGCTGCCGGATTATCCGCACTGGGTCCGCTCCACCGCGGCCGAGCCGGAGCAGCGCTACGCCAACCGCGACTGGATGCTGTGGCAGTTCACCTCGACCGGGCGGGTGCCGGGCGTGCGCGGCGACGTCGACCGCAACGCCTTCTACGGCACCAAAGCCGAGTGGGCCTCGTTCCTGGCGACCGATTGCGACCCGCGCCACCATCGCCGGCTCTCGGCGGCGGGGTTGTGCACGGACAAGTGA